One region of Bacteroidota bacterium genomic DNA includes:
- a CDS encoding DUF1761 domain-containing protein, which yields MSFNWIVIILSALIPLVVGALWYSPMMFLNAWLAASGLNQEQLKGANMMKIFGLTFLFSLMIALAVNFLVIHQWSIYSILAGDPTMSDPNSETGKFISDFMAKNGQNFRTFKHGVFHGVEFALLLIFPILGINSLFERRPFKYTLIHTGYWMVTIALMGGVICQFM from the coding sequence ATGAGCTTTAACTGGATCGTAATTATTCTTTCCGCATTAATTCCTCTTGTTGTTGGTGCATTATGGTATAGTCCAATGATGTTTTTAAATGCCTGGTTAGCTGCAAGTGGTTTGAATCAGGAACAATTGAAAGGCGCCAACATGATGAAAATATTTGGACTTACATTTTTGTTTAGTCTGATGATTGCGTTGGCTGTAAATTTTCTGGTAATCCATCAGTGGTCGATCTATTCTATTTTAGCGGGTGATCCTACAATGTCCGATCCCAATTCAGAAACAGGAAAATTCATTAGTGATTTCATGGCAAAGAATGGTCAGAATTTCCGAACATTTAAACATGGAGTTTTTCATGGTGTTGAGTTTGCCTTACTCCTGATCTTCCCGATTCTGGGAATCAATAGCCTCTTTGAACGCCGACCATTTAAATACACATTAATCCATACAGGATACTGGATGGTTACCATCGCGCTGATGGGTGGTGTGATTTGTCAGTTTATGTAA
- a CDS encoding TlpA family protein disulfide reductase, protein MKISISSLILLGLLGISSTLVAQDAKGRTLPAVSVKTMTGENFSTDKLANDGKPMIIDFWATWCKPCIEELNAIHEEYATWQKETGVKLVSISIDDARTMNRVAPFINGKGWTYESYIDPNGDFKRAMNVNMPPHTFVVNGKGEIVWQHVGFTEGNQDELYEVVKKLAEGKPIGDTK, encoded by the coding sequence ATGAAAATCTCAATTTCTTCCTTAATTCTCCTGGGTCTGCTCGGGATCTCGTCTACCCTTGTTGCCCAGGATGCCAAAGGTCGGACATTGCCTGCTGTGAGTGTAAAAACCATGACTGGTGAGAATTTCAGTACAGATAAATTGGCCAATGACGGCAAGCCAATGATCATCGATTTTTGGGCTACCTGGTGCAAACCTTGTATTGAAGAATTGAACGCAATTCATGAAGAATACGCCACCTGGCAAAAAGAAACCGGAGTGAAACTGGTAAGCATTTCCATCGATGATGCGCGTACCATGAACCGTGTCGCTCCATTTATTAATGGTAAGGGCTGGACTTATGAAAGTTACATCGACCCCAATGGTGACTTTAAAAGAGCCATGAATGTGAACATGCCTCCTCATACTTTTGTGGTCAATGGTAAAGGTGAAATCGTATGGCAACATGTTGGTTTTACAGAAGGAAACCAGGACGAATTGTATGAAGTGGTTAAGAAACTAGCCGAAGGAAAACCAATTGGCGATACCAAATAA
- a CDS encoding PorT family protein, producing the protein MKQCLLICILFVVTKIASAQGFDAGIRAGLTATQVSGDRLTGYNKAGVLLGGFVSRDFSEKISLRFEILFIQKGSRKPVNTDDNTYYRMRLHYAEVPILLLFNATKKISLEAGPSFGSLVFSQEDNQLGEIFGAPAFKKFEISANAGVLFHLSDHWMADARYNWSLTTIRPYEGNYNYNFFDQGQYNSVVEASFLYKF; encoded by the coding sequence ATGAAACAATGTTTGCTGATTTGTATTTTGTTTGTTGTCACAAAGATTGCATCTGCGCAGGGATTTGATGCCGGTATTCGTGCCGGACTTACGGCGACACAGGTTTCAGGTGACAGGCTCACCGGGTACAACAAGGCAGGTGTGCTCCTTGGCGGTTTTGTAAGCAGAGATTTTTCGGAGAAAATTAGTTTGCGTTTCGAGATTCTGTTTATTCAAAAGGGCAGTCGTAAGCCGGTGAATACGGACGACAATACTTATTACAGAATGCGTCTGCATTATGCGGAAGTACCCATTCTTCTTTTGTTTAACGCGACAAAAAAAATAAGTCTGGAAGCCGGGCCATCCTTCGGATCACTTGTGTTTTCTCAGGAGGATAATCAGTTAGGTGAAATTTTTGGAGCACCTGCTTTCAAGAAATTTGAAATTTCTGCAAATGCCGGTGTGCTTTTTCATCTCTCCGATCACTGGATGGCGGATGCCCGTTACAATTGGTCTTTAACAACCATTCGTCCATACGAGGGAAATTACAACTACAATTTTTTTGACCAGGGTCAGTACAATTCAGTAGTAGAGGCTTCGTTTTTATATAAGTTCTGA
- a CDS encoding Omp28-related outer membrane protein: MKTSLSFSLLVLVCAGIWISSCDKVDAPYRNAASVGVVYLNNDTVVIDGDTLGFNSDNSTPGKKVLAEDYTGILCGNCPYAGVMLNDTIQPPYGDRLVVVSVHAGFFAEPCPSGLACPGSQPAGAFTNDFRTTTGEEWDHNFGNSNAGNPNGLIDRIGFPTSQQVKSPSSWATVIQQRSNVSAPFAIRIKHTFDAATNQLKIAVQSRAAADLNGNYKLTVILTEDSLIDWQEWYPPVTPEYDPDYVHRHVLRAAVNSDYGEMVASGAISNGTTKLLGYKFTMDPAWVTRHMRIVAFVSEESTYEVKQVEAQWVQ, from the coding sequence ATGAAGACCTCCCTTTCGTTCTCTCTTCTCGTACTTGTTTGTGCCGGAATCTGGATTAGCTCCTGTGATAAAGTAGATGCCCCTTACCGGAATGCTGCAAGTGTCGGTGTGGTGTATCTGAATAATGATACAGTTGTCATTGATGGTGATACACTCGGTTTTAACTCTGACAATTCTACTCCCGGAAAAAAAGTACTCGCTGAAGATTATACCGGAATTTTGTGTGGCAATTGTCCGTATGCTGGTGTTATGCTCAACGATACGATTCAACCACCATACGGTGACCGACTGGTTGTCGTTTCAGTACATGCGGGCTTTTTCGCGGAACCGTGTCCAAGTGGATTGGCATGCCCGGGAAGCCAGCCTGCGGGAGCTTTCACCAATGATTTCAGAACTACAACAGGTGAAGAATGGGATCACAATTTCGGGAATTCAAATGCCGGAAATCCGAACGGACTCATTGATCGAATCGGATTCCCAACTTCACAGCAGGTAAAATCTCCATCTTCCTGGGCTACCGTCATCCAACAACGAAGCAACGTTTCAGCGCCTTTTGCCATTCGAATCAAACATACATTCGATGCTGCCACGAACCAACTGAAGATTGCTGTTCAGTCGAGAGCTGCAGCTGATCTGAATGGAAATTATAAACTCACTGTAATTCTTACTGAAGACAGTTTGATCGACTGGCAGGAATGGTATCCTCCGGTTACTCCCGAATACGACCCGGATTATGTTCACCGCCATGTTTTACGCGCAGCTGTGAATTCTGATTATGGTGAAATGGTCGCTTCCGGAGCAATCAGTAATGGTACAACCAAATTGCTTGGTTACAAATTTACCATGGACCCTGCCTGGGTCACCCGACACATGCGCATAGTCGCTTTTGTTTCCGAAGAATCCACCTATGAAGTAAAACAGGTGGAAGCTCAATGGGTGCAGTAA